In the genome of Peromyscus eremicus chromosome 1, PerEre_H2_v1, whole genome shotgun sequence, the window AAAGCCACTAGTAGGCTCCATCTTCATTAACCTGCATTTCCACAGGCTACGTATGTTATGTGAGCACCTTTCAAAACTCAGTATGTTGCAAAAATCTAGAAAGACGAACACAGAACTCATTCAGAGCTAAACTGTTGGCTCTTATGCGAGTTATTCTACATTTTAGAATTCCATGAGATaagtaaagaacaaagaaagcatttgcctgtttgttttctaaagagagaaggCACGAGTTGGATTGTttgggaggtgaggaggatctgggatgagatgagggagggggaaccatgatcagaatatactgtatgaaaaaaattatttaaaaagagaaaaagaaacaggtagcttaaaaaaaaagacagagaaagatgtaGATTGAAAACATTAGTAATTTTTATCATTCCATTTACTTTCTGTGGAAGATGACAAAAACACTCAGCTATGAAACTGTTTAAGTAAAGTGCCAGgttgtttttaatcccagctttcaagagtcagagacaggaggatctttgtgagttcgaggctagcctggtctacataatgagcccATGAAAGTCAAGACCATataaaagagaccctgtctcaaaaaaccgaaaaagtTAAGGTAGATAACGCCAACAACAAAGCAGAGGGCAAACACAAGGGAATGCTTTCTTGTCTGTTAGTAAGCTGTACCTAGGCAGTGTTCAAAAGGTTTGAGTTTACCATGAACTATGAAGATACACAAGTAAGGGTTTCCAGTTTCCATCATCCAGTCATCATAGTTAAGACCTACATAGCCTGCTCAACTACATTACTTCTCAACAATCAAGGAGACAACAGATCAGACAGATTCTCCTAGCCATATTCTAGTCTATTTTATATATCTCCACAGAAACAGAACCAACACCCACTCTTTCCTACACCACAAACAATCCTTAGCAGCTTTCTTTCAGTTGGGATTGCAAAATGGTGGGAGAAAACTCAAGAGTTACAGGCTCATCGTCCAAGATGGAGATGTTTCTGTGAATGAAAATCGAGAAAAGCAGAGCTGAGAGACAGGGAGCCTAAATCCTGCTGACACAGTCCCCGAGCCAGACAATCGATCTAATTTCAATTACCCACTCCAATTCCCTCACACCCCTGCTTTTAACAAAGCCTTCTAAAAGCAAAAATATCCTTCTATTATAATTATTCATAGGGTCTCTAACGCTATGAAGGATTTTTCAGAATGGTTTTTCCTACTCTAAACCTCCAATTTTCAAAATCTCTTTAATGGCTATCAACTCTTGAAGTCATTAATATTGCTTCATGAAAACTAAGGCAATAATTTCTCCTGCCTTGGCCAGTTTTCCCTTTTACTTGAAAATTGGgattaaaatgtaataatgatAGTAACAGTGGTTTTCATTTAGTGAGAACTCGGGGGAGAGAGGAACATCTCTATAACaaatctttctttttgagacagggtctcactttgtagtctaGGTTGCCCTtcaactcatggcaatcctcctgccttgacctcccaatgctgagattacGGGGAtgaagccaccacacccagtttatactCAATCCATTGTTCAGGAACAGGGCTTCTTCCCACCTTTCTCAGTGGTGCCGGTCCCGTTCTCTATCCCGGTGTCTCTCATGCTCCCGGTTCCTCTCTTGGAAATAATCATCATGCCGATCTTCATTATGAAGCAAGTCTCGGTGCCGCCTGCTGCTCTCCCGGGACCGGCTGGGTGACCTCTCCCTGGACCGATGTCTTTTCCTGTCAGAAAGATCCTTCAGCCTCAAGTCAGAGGGCCTACCACATTCTTTCCACATGGGGTTTTGTATCTTCCAGTGTTTGCTTAAAATATTCTTAGTTCTCTATCATGGAGGTACTGTCTGAGGATCTTAGCTCTTTGAAGCCTAATCTTTATGGGGGAAATGGTTGAGAGATTTGTTAAGACCTTACTAATGTATTGGACGGGGTATTTAGAATTTTGCAAGTATTATGATTTCATCTTTATAACAGGTCTGTAGGTAAGTACTAGGACTTTTCCCCTTAAGTCTTGGAACGTTGCTAACTTCCATACTCAAGATGGTCAAACAGGTAGTTAGCAACAGAACTGAAATTCAAACCTAGGATTCAAAATCCCCATGTGTCCACCTAGTCCAATTCCCCCTTTTCCTTGATCCCACGGtgaagattgaacctagggcctcatgaatgctaggcaagaagTCTTatcactgagctacctccccagcatgGAAGTCTGTGTTCTTTATTAGTCTTTTTTTCCTAAATGAGGCCAATGATTCTACCGAAGACAGGTTTCAGAcattaacaataattaatgaaatcaTCTCATTAATTTCTTCTCCTTAAAGATATGAATGTTAGGTCCCCTCTTTAATCCAGACCCTTATCAGATACCCTGGGTTTCCTTCTTTTCCCAGCCAACCTGCAGGACAGTATTGCTCAAGGCCCATCAGCCCCCAAAGCAATCAGCTCACCTGGAAGAGCTTCCACTGGCACCCACACTGTATGACTTGGCCTCTATGCCATGAAGACAGTCCTTAAGAGAGGAGATGAGGACACGACAACGCTCATCATTGGCGACTCGGGACTGTTTGATAACTGCAATGGCTGTGAGTAGTGTCTCAATGGCGTCACTGTAATCCCCTGGTAGGATGGAGAGAAAGGACAAAGATGAGAAAAGACAGTAACCAGACTGGACCAAAAAGAAAATGCAGGAGGACACAAATTCTGAGCGACTGGCTGTTTTAAAGGGCCATGGTAAAATGGACAAGGCAGACACAGCAGGTATAAAACTGAGTGACAGTTATAGTACAGTTTGAAATCTGACAAAGGCTAGTGGCCCTATAATCAGTGCATCCTGATTATTGTCCAAGGGCTACCTGACAACACTGATTAAAATAAACTGtcctagggctagagagatgcttaGCTGTTCAGATCACTTGTTGGTCttgtagagaacccaggtttgagtTCCAacacctacatgacagctcacaaccacccattaATTCCAGTTTTAGGGAATACAATGGGCACCTGGGTCCCAAGGATGCATGTGatatatgtacataaacacatgcaacacacacacatctaaaaaataaaaataaactgccaAATAAACATTTGAGCCAATAATTCTAAAAATTTTCTGTCCATAGAACTGTGTATGTTTAACCATGTTTTAATAATATTGTTtgttgggcctggagagatggctcagaggttaagagcaccaactgctcttccagaggtcctgagttcaattcccagcacccacatggtggctcacaaccatctgtaatgagatctggcaccctcttctgtatacataaaaaataaaaaaataaaaatattgtttgttttatctttgcTAGGACCTGGCTAGGGTACATAAATTAAGGAACAATGGCTCTACAGATTACTAGTTGTTAAACTCATGAGGTAAGTTTGTAGGCAAATAAAGTAATCTATGTAAAGTGTTTAGCCTAGTGCCAGACACACAGTAGAGCTCAACAAATATTAGATGTTAAGATATACTAATAACATAGGTGTCTAAAACATAGGAAGTGGAAAGATAATGCTGAGAGCAGGGCAAGTCAGCTAAAAGGGTGTGATATGCCTTAGGATGATAACAAACTTGCCTTTCTAGAACAGGCTACCCACAGGCCACTAGCTCTGCCCAGATTTCTTAGGGTAACAAATCTGTTATCATAGCACCATCTAGTTGAGGCACTACTTCTAAAACCCCAGAGCTTTTAATTCTACCTGTATGGAGTTACTACACAGACACAGGTCTAAAGATTGTTTCTGAGATAAACATCTCCAGAGATAGCAATTACATTCTACAATAAATACAAAAAGGAACTAGTGTCTATTACTCATAGTGTAGGCACTGAGTTGTTCTCTACAGAGCAGGCCTAGACATATCAGTGGAGCTTCCCCAAAGCCAAGAAACCAAGTCATATACTTCTTTTGAAGTGCTTATCTTCTGACAACTAACAGTGCTCCAACTTTAACTTTTCAAACTTTTCCAAATGGAAATGACAAAGGGGAAAATTTAAGCCAAAGGCAGCAAAGTAAGAGTTAATTACCTGCACTGGCTCCAGACACTGCTTTGGAAATGGCACTGCTGGAAATTGCTCTGTTTCGCTTCATTATCTCTTCAAATTCAGCTTCACTCACTGTAGAGGGTGGGGGGCCCGAATCTCGGCTGCAGAGAGATAATACCATATCAGACTGCCACATCCTTTATTACTTTCACCATATTCTATAATACTGTTATTTAATTCTTCTCTAGGATATGTCTCAAATGTTTTATgcgttcctttttttttttttcaaggacagGACTCATGTCACATATGTTCATAATTTTGGTTTGACACAAAAGTATTAATCACTGCAGGCATTTATGGCACCAAGTTTAATCAAGCTGCTTAAAGGGAGTTATGAAAGATATGATTTGGGTCAAGTAGTtaagatgaaaacagaaaacattaaataaaaaacattgacGGGAGTTGGGGGAACTAAATTAGCCAGTAAAGTACCTggtaagcatgagaacctgagttcaaatgcccagaacccacataaaaataccAGGAATGGTGGAGTATGCttacaatcccagtactgggaaagtggagacaggtggatccctggggctcactggctagccaatTTAATCTACTTGGAGAGCTCTAAGCCAATGAAACACTGTTTCAAGCAAGGTGGACAACAAAATTGAGGATGACACCAAAGGTTGTCCTTTGGCTTCCATATTCAAGTACACAAAAACACATATGcagctgcacacatgtgcacttgcACATATAGGCATGCAAAACAAACCTGACAGATACTAATCTATGTTCCAGGACTCAACATCACAACACGATTATAGAGGAAAAGTATCAGCATTCAGTGCTAATTCATGTAAAACGAATGTCTAAAACACTGTCTatttaactcactctgtagaccaggctagcttgcctttgcctctggagtgtgtgtgccaccactgcccagcaaaatatTGTCTAGaggtcaatctggtctacatagtgagaccttgtctcaaaaacaaacaaataaataaataaataaataaaaacactgtcTACTCTACTATCCTGGCTCAAATCTGCAGGGAAATATAGTTTTTACCTGCCATGGTGGTTATAAGGTGTAGAGGCCTTCATGTAAGTATCTGGTGGAGGCCCCACTGTAGCATTTGGTGGGGGGAAGAAGGCTGGATTGAGGTGAAGGGCTGGTGGAATGGCCCCAGGGGGAGGTACAGCCAGATGAGGAGGTAATCGAGGAGGCGGGGGCATGAGATGCTGGTAGTGGataccaggaggaggaggagggacaccAAAGCTTGAGGAGAGAGGTGGTGGGGgtggaattgggggtgggggcagaccCATCAGGGGAAGGGCTGAAGGAGGACGGTTAAAGTAGGGCAACACGCTGGGGGGCTTATCCACACGAGCAGAAGAGGGTACAAGGTTCTCAGAGGGAGTTGCCCGTCCATCAGCAGAATCACTAGACTCTCGGGAGTGGGCCCGTGGAGGTATTCCTGCAAAGCAAAACAGAGCTCATGTTACTGCCCAGGCAGGCTTTGGACATAACAACAGGACCAGCTCATCCCTCAACAAGTCATCGGGCACCATGCTGAAGAAGACAAGTGAAGCAGCTGAGAGAAGAAACAAATCACTTGATACCTTTCCGCTGGCCTCAGTGGAAAGATCCAAGTATCTTGGTTAAGACAACCCCAAAAAGCAACATGATTCAAAAGTCCTGTATGTCAAAGAATGCTCTTATCTAGGGTCCTTAAAGTGCTTCGAATACATTTAACCCTTAAacttatttcttgttttcaaataCACACATTCCAAACAACCTATAAGAAAATGATGTTGAAGCACTCTCACTGATGTTCTGCTGGATTCTACCTGCCTTAAAATCCTACATGCCCCAGATTTCAGAGACTCTTAAGGCTACTACAAGTCGACCTTCTTTATTATGTTGTACTCTAGAAATGGTCTCTTTGTCATAGAACTCTGGTCAGAGAATTGAAAAAGTATGGGAAAAGTAGGAGACAGAGCCATTTTCTATCTACATAATTTCACTGAGAGAGCTAGCTCAGCCTTCTTAAATTAGACCCCAAGAAATATATGATAGTATAGCCTTGAGAGCCTTTCAGGTAGAAAGATGCTTAGCAAATATGgagaagaagaatgctttttAAACTAGAACTTACAGTCAGGGCCAATGCCCAAGGCAAGCCTATGGTGGGATCAACTACACTGACAACCATCTTGACTTCTTTACTCTGGGATACTGCCAGCCTGACACAGGCCCTGTTCTTCATGTTTCAAACACATGACAATCTGTTCCTTTCTCAAGTTGTTATAAACTGAAGAAGTTTTATAGTAAGTGCAATCCTCTGTTATCCATGTTCTTAGGCACTGTTCCAATATTGACTTGTATATTTGGTTACAAGTCCCCAGAGAAGCAGCCATTTTTAAGCAGAGGAAGTCCATCAGCTTTATGCTTTTCAGCAAAGTAACATGTACAAGGAAAAAGCTGAGAAAAGGTAGAAATACTACTCTCAATACAGCTATAAAGAGCTGCATCTTAGGGAAACCATTGGAGGGTCGAATTATACAAAGACTCTGAAACAGAAGGGACTTGAAAATGTGAGTTGTCAAGGAAGCTAAGTGTGTGCCTTTAAGCCAGGGCAATTGGAGCTCACACCTCATCCACCTAGCTGTTAATACAAAGGACAAAGACAACTGTTTCTACTAAAGAGGCTCTATTTCCACATGAAGGACATACCCCATTAATACAAGGAACTACTGTTTTAGAGCTCGGTATTTAGAGTAGTGACAGCAGGTATGTGGTGAAATGTTGCTGCCACCACCTATCCCTGAGTAGTGAAAGAAAAGGAGGCTGACTATTTCAGGCAGGGCCTTACAGGGTAGCTGTACCTTGTGAGGTCAGGGTAAGCCAAGATTGGTCCTCAGGTTTAGAAATCTGATTTCCATAATTTACCAGGGAGTAATCAGACCCCAGGAGAGTGAATTGTGCCAACCAAACTCATAAGAAATTGATACACAAACAAAAGTAGTAATTTACTAGTTGataataacaaatatttactgcCAAGCAGACAGGAATACTTGTAGGCTGGTCAATGCATTCTCTTCCCAGGAGGAAAGCCTCATTAGGAAACTAAGGTAGTATCAGAAGGTGGTTTGGTGAATAGAGTCAGATTAAAGGGTGTAAGATGAACTTAAAGCATCAAACTAACATAGAATGctgcacttttaaaaaaattgttaaaattttattatgtgtatgggtaaattgcctgcatgtatgtctgtgtaccgcaCATATGCAGGGCCCactaaggtcagaagagggcactggattccttggaactggagttagagacagttgtgggtt includes:
- the Cpsf7 gene encoding cleavage and polyadenylation specificity factor subunit 7 isoform X3, translating into MSEGVDLIDIYADEEFNQDSEFNNTDQIDLYDDVLTATSQPSDDRSSSTEPPPPVRQEPSPKPNNKTPAILYTYSGLRSRRAAVYVGSFSWWTTDQQLIQVIRSIGVYDVVELKFAENRANGQSKGYAEVVVASENSVHKLLELLPGKVLNGEKVDVRPATRQNLSQFEAQARKRECVRVPRGGIPPRAHSRESSDSADGRATPSENLVPSSARVDKPPSVLPYFNRPPSALPLMGLPPPPIPPPPPLSSSFGVPPPPPGIHYQHLMPPPPRLPPHLAVPPPGAIPPALHLNPAFFPPPNATVGPPPDTYMKASTPYNHHGSRDSGPPPSTVSEAEFEEIMKRNRAISSSAISKAVSGASAGDYSDAIETLLTAIAVIKQSRVANDERCRVLISSLKDCLHGIEAKSYSVGASGSSSRKRHRSRERSPSRSRESSRRHRDLLHNEDRHDDYFQERNREHERHRDRERDRHH
- the Cpsf7 gene encoding cleavage and polyadenylation specificity factor subunit 7 isoform X2 — its product is MGRDFRVNTLNSWWSLDGPVIMWTTDQQLIQVIRSIGVYDVVELKFAENRANGQSKGYAEVVVASENSVHKLLELLPGKVLNGEKVDVRPATRQNLSQFEAQARKRECVRVPRGGIPPRAHSRESSDSADGRATPSENLVPSSARVDKPPSVLPYFNRPPSALPLMGLPPPPIPPPPPLSSSFGVPPPPPGIHYQHLMPPPPRLPPHLAVPPPGAIPPALHLNPAFFPPPNATVGPPPDTYMKASTPYNHHGSRDSGPPPSTVSEAEFEEIMKRNRAISSSAISKAVSGASAGDYSDAIETLLTAIAVIKQSRVANDERCRVLISSLKDCLHGIEAKSYSVGASGSSSRKRHRSRERSPSRSRESSRRHRDLLHNEDRHDDYFQERNREHERHRDRERDRHH
- the Cpsf7 gene encoding cleavage and polyadenylation specificity factor subunit 7 isoform X1; protein product: MSEGVDLIDIYADEEFNQDSEFNNTDQIDLYDDVLTATSQPSDDRSSSTEPPPPVRQEPSPKPNNKTPAILYTYSGLRSRRAAVYVGSFSWWTTDQQLIQVIRSIGVYDVVELKFAENRANGQSKGYAEVVVASENSVHKLLELLPGKVLNGEKVDVRPATRQNLSQFEAQARKRIPPRAHSRESSDSADGRATPSENLVPSSARVDKPPSVLPYFNRPPSALPLMGLPPPPIPPPPPLSSSFGVPPPPPGIHYQHLMPPPPRLPPHLAVPPPGAIPPALHLNPAFFPPPNATVGPPPDTYMKASTPYNHHGSRDSGPPPSTVSEAEFEEIMKRNRAISSSAISKAVSGASAGDYSDAIETLLTAIAVIKQSRVANDERCRVLISSLKDCLHGIEAKSYSVGASGSSSRKRHRSRERSPSRSRESSRRHRDLLHNEDRHDDYFQERNREHERHRDRERDRHH